A region of Terriglobia bacterium DNA encodes the following proteins:
- a CDS encoding ATP-binding protein, which yields MDTTKLCPVCADTGWKAIGAGRDRRVTRCDCRRQERNQNLLQQARIPKRYEHCELSNFVAHNPLLARAKKVAEKFVESYPVEKMGLLLIGPIGVGKTHLAAGIARELILTKGIQCVFCDYRVLLKQIQDTYGPQSQQSELQVLQPLLDTEVLVLDELGALTPTEWVQETVTRIINARYSDAKTTIVTTNFADAPPAKSPIEAHPDQSRAKQANVEETLGDRVGERVRSRLHEMCLSVPMNGDDYRPRKGKP from the coding sequence ATGGACACCACCAAGCTGTGCCCGGTGTGCGCCGACACCGGTTGGAAGGCCATCGGCGCAGGCCGCGATCGCCGCGTCACCCGTTGTGACTGTCGCCGTCAGGAGCGCAATCAGAACCTGCTCCAGCAGGCGCGCATCCCCAAACGCTACGAACACTGTGAACTGTCCAACTTCGTCGCGCATAATCCCTTGCTGGCGAGGGCGAAGAAAGTTGCTGAGAAGTTCGTGGAATCTTATCCGGTCGAGAAGATGGGATTGCTATTGATTGGTCCTATCGGTGTCGGCAAGACTCACCTCGCCGCTGGAATCGCGCGCGAGTTGATACTGACCAAGGGAATTCAGTGCGTATTCTGCGATTACCGTGTACTACTGAAGCAAATCCAAGACACCTACGGACCACAATCGCAACAGAGTGAATTGCAAGTCTTGCAACCGCTGCTCGATACGGAAGTCTTGGTGCTGGATGAACTTGGGGCTTTGACGCCAACTGAGTGGGTACAAGAAACAGTTACTCGTATCATCAACGCTCGTTATAGCGATGCTAAGACAACCATCGTAACCACCAATTTCGCCGATGCACCTCCTGCCAAATCTCCGATTGAAGCCCATCCGGACCAGAGCCGCGCCAAACAAGCAAATGTTGAGGAAACTCTGGGCGACCGGGTAGGAGAGAGGGTACGTTCCCGCCTGCATGAGATGTGTCTATCCGTACCAATGAACGGCGATGACTACCGGCCTAGGAAGGGCAAACCGTAG
- the tldD gene encoding metalloprotease TldD, whose product MHNGNYFFDRYGLSEADLQRYLAAALSAGGDYADLYFEYLTTTSIMVDESMVKSATQGISAGCGVRVLSGERTGYAYTDDLAPERILRAARTAALIARGPAKQPEVSLQENRGRNLYPVALPSVSSDVREKLILVMRADRAARAYDPRIKEVRASYADELRRILVVGSDGTLAEDSQPLARMSVLCLGRNNGQSSKGTSGGGGRVSLEFFRSEKTPEHFAEEAARQAIIQLDAREAPAGEMEVVLGPGWPGILLHEAIGHGLEADFNRKGTSAFTGRLGTRVASEKCTVVDNGTVPNRRGSLNVDDEGNTTQETVLIEKGILKGYLSDKLSARLMGIANTGNGRRESYEHIPMPRMTNTYMLSGTDSPEDIIRSVQRGVFAANFGGGQVDITNGKFVFSASEAYLIEDGHVTAPLKNCTLIGNGPDVLTRVSMVGNDLKLDEGVGTCGKDGQSVPVGVGIPTLKVDRITVGGTGQ is encoded by the coding sequence ATGCACAACGGCAATTATTTCTTCGATCGTTATGGGTTGTCCGAAGCCGACTTGCAGCGCTACCTAGCGGCGGCGCTGTCGGCGGGCGGCGACTACGCTGACCTCTACTTCGAGTACCTGACCACGACCTCCATCATGGTGGATGAATCCATGGTGAAGTCGGCGACGCAGGGCATCTCCGCCGGGTGCGGGGTACGCGTGCTCAGCGGCGAGCGCACCGGCTACGCCTACACCGACGACCTCGCGCCGGAGAGAATCCTGCGCGCCGCGCGCACCGCCGCGCTCATCGCCCGCGGTCCCGCGAAGCAGCCCGAAGTCAGCCTCCAGGAAAACCGCGGGCGCAATCTGTATCCGGTAGCGCTTCCCTCGGTCAGCTCCGACGTGCGCGAGAAGCTAATTCTGGTCATGCGGGCCGACCGTGCCGCGCGCGCCTACGATCCGCGCATCAAGGAAGTCCGCGCCAGCTACGCCGACGAGTTGCGTCGCATCCTCGTCGTCGGCTCCGACGGCACGCTTGCCGAAGACTCGCAGCCGTTGGCGCGCATGAGCGTGCTCTGCCTCGGCCGCAATAACGGGCAATCGTCGAAAGGCACGTCGGGCGGCGGCGGGCGCGTATCGCTGGAATTCTTTCGCAGCGAGAAGACTCCGGAACACTTCGCCGAGGAGGCTGCGCGCCAGGCCATCATCCAGCTCGATGCGCGCGAAGCGCCTGCGGGCGAGATGGAAGTGGTGCTCGGACCGGGATGGCCCGGAATCCTGCTGCACGAAGCCATCGGCCACGGCCTGGAAGCCGACTTCAACCGCAAAGGCACGTCGGCGTTCACCGGGCGGTTGGGCACGCGCGTGGCCAGCGAGAAGTGCACCGTGGTGGACAACGGCACTGTCCCCAATCGCCGCGGCTCGCTCAACGTGGACGACGAGGGCAATACCACGCAAGAAACGGTGCTGATCGAGAAGGGCATTCTCAAGGGCTACCTGAGCGACAAGCTCTCGGCGCGTCTGATGGGCATCGCCAATACCGGCAATGGCCGCCGCGAAAGCTACGAGCACATTCCCATGCCGCGCATGACCAATACCTACATGCTCAGCGGCACCGATTCTCCAGAAGACATCATCCGCTCCGTCCAGCGCGGCGTGTTTGCCGCCAACTTCGGCGGCGGGCAGGTGGACATCACCAACGGCAAGTTCGTCTTCTCCGCCTCGGAGGCGTACCTGATCGAGGACGGCCACGTTACCGCGCCCCTGAAAAACTGCACCCTCATTGGCAACGGGCCTGACGTGCTCACGCGGGTGTCCATGGTGGGCAACGACCTCAAACTTGACGAAGGCGTCGGCACCTGCGGCAAGGACGGTCAGTCGGTCCCGGTCGGCGTCGGCATTCCGACCCTGAAGGTGGATCGCATCACCGTCGGCGGGACGGGACAGTAG
- a CDS encoding TldD/PmbA family protein, whose protein sequence is MDLKEIAVDVVNRAMRGGASAAEAVVREGNEFSTVVRLGQVETLKESGSKAIGVRVFRGQRAASTYSSDLSPEGLDQMVSSALALAEVTSEDPHAGLPEPSQLGSIGGDLDLYFDDVYSLSGEQRIDYARRAEKAALAVDQRINNSEGGSFDAADGQKVLANSHGFVGGYRNSYCSVSAVPIAQEGGSMQRDYWYSVARTLKKLDDPEQVGRIAAQRTLRRLGARKVKTAKVPVILDPLMARSLMEHIFEAVNGDSIYRGASFLAGKLGERVAGTNVTVIDDGTLRGGFGTSPFDSEGVPTRHTVVIENGVLKSYLLNTYTAKKLGLQTTGNAARGLAGNPSIGIGNFFLQPGTKKPEEIIAGVAEGLYVTEFLGFGVNLVTGDFSRGASGLWIAGGELAYPVEEITVAGNLQDMLLNIAEIGSDLEFRGAVAAPTLRLDGLTVAGE, encoded by the coding sequence ATGGACCTAAAAGAAATCGCTGTCGATGTCGTGAACCGCGCCATGCGCGGCGGCGCGAGTGCCGCCGAAGCCGTGGTGCGCGAGGGCAACGAATTCTCCACCGTGGTCCGGCTCGGGCAGGTGGAGACGCTGAAAGAATCGGGCTCGAAGGCGATCGGGGTGCGCGTGTTTCGCGGGCAGCGCGCGGCTTCCACCTACAGCAGCGATCTTTCGCCGGAAGGCCTGGACCAGATGGTGTCGTCGGCGCTGGCGCTGGCGGAGGTCACGTCAGAGGATCCGCACGCGGGCTTGCCGGAGCCTTCGCAGCTCGGCTCCATCGGTGGCGATCTCGATCTTTACTTCGACGACGTGTACTCGCTCTCCGGCGAGCAGCGCATTGACTACGCGCGGCGCGCAGAGAAAGCGGCGCTCGCGGTTGATCAGCGGATCAACAACTCCGAAGGCGGCTCGTTCGACGCCGCCGATGGACAAAAAGTGCTGGCTAATTCGCACGGCTTTGTCGGCGGGTACCGCAACTCCTACTGCTCGGTTTCCGCCGTGCCTATCGCGCAGGAAGGCGGCTCGATGCAGCGTGACTACTGGTACTCGGTGGCGCGCACGCTGAAGAAGCTGGACGATCCCGAGCAGGTGGGCCGCATCGCCGCGCAACGCACGCTGCGCAGGCTGGGCGCGCGCAAGGTCAAGACCGCGAAAGTTCCGGTCATCCTCGACCCGCTGATGGCGCGTTCGCTGATGGAGCACATCTTCGAGGCGGTCAACGGCGACTCCATCTACCGCGGCGCGTCGTTCCTGGCGGGCAAGCTGGGCGAGCGCGTCGCCGGCACCAACGTCACCGTCATTGACGACGGTACGCTGCGCGGCGGCTTCGGCACCAGCCCCTTCGACAGCGAAGGCGTGCCCACGCGGCACACCGTGGTGATCGAGAACGGCGTGCTCAAGTCCTACCTGCTGAACACCTATACCGCGAAAAAACTCGGCCTCCAAACCACCGGCAATGCGGCGCGCGGCCTGGCGGGAAATCCTTCTATTGGAATCGGCAACTTCTTCCTGCAACCGGGAACCAAGAAACCGGAGGAGATCATCGCGGGAGTGGCGGAGGGCCTGTACGTCACCGAGTTTCTCGGCTTCGGCGTGAACCTGGTCACCGGCGACTTCTCGCGCGGCGCATCCGGGTTGTGGATCGCGGGCGGCGAGCTGGCGTATCCGGTCGAGGAGATCACGGTGGCCGGAAACCTACAAGACATGCTGCTCAACATCGCCGAAATCGGCAGCGACCTGGAGTTCCGCGGCGCCGTGGCGGCTCCCACGCTGCGGCTCGATGGGCTGACGGTCGCGGGCGAATGA
- a CDS encoding DUF2393 domain-containing protein, protein MSTGDVFSPRQEEKRRWMPLALGAMVVVVVVAVMLIIGRPAKQPAAVAIDPYAEFLRLSDPKLSAATNFVGASVSYLDGKIANLGSKTVAGATVEAIFRNSMGQVVQRETLPLMLYHTGLAGFPDVAPLSAAPLTPNQTRDFRLTFEHISADWDQGYPELRFVRITTQ, encoded by the coding sequence ATGAGCACAGGAGACGTGTTCTCGCCGCGCCAGGAAGAGAAACGACGCTGGATGCCGCTGGCGCTTGGCGCGATGGTGGTCGTGGTCGTCGTGGCGGTGATGCTGATCATCGGACGGCCGGCGAAGCAGCCCGCGGCAGTGGCGATTGACCCCTACGCGGAGTTCCTGCGCCTCTCCGACCCGAAGCTGAGTGCGGCAACCAATTTTGTCGGCGCCAGTGTCAGCTACCTCGACGGCAAGATTGCCAACCTCGGCAGCAAGACGGTGGCGGGCGCAACCGTCGAGGCCATCTTTCGCAACTCCATGGGACAGGTGGTGCAGCGCGAGACGCTGCCGCTGATGCTCTACCACACCGGCCTGGCGGGCTTTCCCGATGTCGCCCCACTCAGCGCCGCCCCGCTCACACCCAATCAGACGCGCGATTTCCGGCTGACCTTCGAGCACATCTCGGCGGATTGGGACCAGGGATACCCGGAGCTGAGGTTTGTGCGGATCACAACCCAATGA
- the trmFO gene encoding methylenetetrahydrofolate--tRNA-(uracil(54)-C(5))-methyltransferase (FADH(2)-oxidizing) TrmFO, with protein sequence MPEQTVKIIGAGLAGCEAAWQCARRGIPVELYEMRPRRTTPAHRTADFAELVCSNSLKSMSEFTAPWLLKEEMRRADSLLLEIARQTAVPAGHALAVDRAMFAAQVTEAVSHHPHITVIREEVTQIDEDSGIAIIATGPLTSDSLANDIARLSAHAGAGVPHLFFYDSISPIVDAESIDRSRVYLAARYGKGSADYINCPMSHEEYDRFYDALLAAQSVEGHDWENLNYFESCLPIEEIARRGRDTLRFGPMKPVGLVDPRTGQRPFAVVQLRQENLRADSYNIVGFQNHLRFPEQELVFRLIPGLEKARFLRYGQIHRNTYINAPALLTPTLQMKAHPRVLFAGQIAGVEGYVESIATGLLAGLHAAALVRDAQSLPAPRATAFGSLVHYITQSDARDFQPANITFDLLPPLNGEKRIRDRALRHRRQCERALADLEAWLREFEKRFLPLRAESPARPGPTRVGPISHRSDSPRRHGEFRMKD encoded by the coding sequence ATGCCCGAGCAGACAGTCAAAATCATCGGCGCGGGTCTGGCTGGATGCGAGGCCGCCTGGCAGTGTGCCCGCCGCGGCATCCCGGTCGAGCTTTACGAAATGCGCCCGCGACGGACCACGCCCGCGCATCGGACCGCCGATTTCGCGGAGTTGGTCTGTTCCAACTCGCTCAAGTCGATGTCGGAATTCACCGCTCCCTGGCTGCTTAAGGAAGAAATGCGCCGCGCCGACTCGCTGTTGCTGGAGATCGCGCGCCAGACCGCCGTCCCGGCCGGGCACGCCCTCGCCGTAGACCGCGCCATGTTCGCTGCCCAGGTCACCGAGGCCGTCTCCCACCACCCGCACATCACAGTCATTCGCGAGGAGGTAACGCAGATTGACGAAGACTCCGGTATCGCCATCATCGCCACCGGGCCCCTGACCTCGGATTCGTTAGCGAACGACATCGCGCGCCTGAGCGCACACGCGGGGGCGGGTGTGCCACACCTGTTCTTCTACGACTCCATCAGCCCGATCGTGGACGCCGAATCCATCGACCGCTCGCGCGTCTACCTGGCAGCGCGCTACGGCAAGGGCTCCGCCGACTACATCAACTGCCCGATGTCGCACGAGGAGTACGACCGCTTCTACGACGCCCTCCTCGCCGCGCAATCCGTCGAAGGCCACGACTGGGAGAATCTGAATTATTTCGAGAGCTGTTTGCCGATCGAGGAAATCGCGCGCCGCGGCCGCGATACCCTGCGCTTCGGACCGATGAAGCCCGTCGGCCTGGTGGACCCGCGCACCGGGCAGCGCCCCTTCGCCGTGGTGCAGTTGCGTCAGGAGAACCTGCGCGCCGACTCCTACAACATCGTCGGCTTCCAGAATCACCTGCGCTTCCCCGAGCAGGAACTGGTCTTCCGCCTCATCCCCGGCCTGGAAAAGGCCCGCTTCCTGCGCTACGGCCAGATCCATCGCAATACCTACATCAATGCGCCTGCACTGCTCACACCCACGCTGCAGATGAAAGCGCACCCACGCGTGCTGTTCGCGGGGCAAATTGCAGGCGTGGAAGGCTATGTCGAATCCATCGCCACCGGGCTGCTCGCGGGGCTGCACGCCGCCGCCCTGGTGCGCGACGCCCAATCGCTGCCCGCTCCGCGCGCCACCGCCTTCGGATCGCTGGTCCACTACATCACGCAGAGCGACGCGCGCGATTTCCAGCCCGCCAACATCACATTTGATTTATTGCCGCCGCTGAATGGTGAGAAGAGGATTCGGGACCGCGCTCTACGCCATCGCCGGCAGTGCGAACGCGCTCTCGCCGACCTGGAAGCCTGGCTGCGCGAATTTGAAAAACGCTTCCTTCCCCTGCGCGCCGAATCCCCTGCCCGCCCTGGCCCCACCCGCGTCGGTCCAATCTCCCACCGAAGCGATTCACCGCGGAGGCACGGGGAATTCAGAATGAAGGACTGA